The following proteins are co-located in the Solea senegalensis isolate Sse05_10M linkage group LG12, IFAPA_SoseM_1, whole genome shotgun sequence genome:
- the jakmip1 gene encoding janus kinase and microtubule-interacting protein 1 isoform X1 — MSSTTPPVAPPLKKGRKPEKSEVMAESVPATNEELRGKIMDVQIELHQERSKVCKLRERLQEQRQARELEQHKHAVALTDLRAKLHEEKLREIGSARESLARQHEVELARAIKIRDTEVQRLQGLVNALRDGAAEKLKNALLLEAREEARRAFDGERIKLQQEIQEQKTARKQAEEALANALQADKAKAADLRTAYQQHQDEVHRIKRDCEKDIRRVMDELKAKDRVVCALERELGAQAGYAQKLQLQKEALDEQLGQVREAERHNHGSPKREVVPGLGDNNEQLNNQESEERDMRRFQLKIAELHSVIRKLEDRNALLADERNELLKRVREAESQMKPIFEKNKRLSKKNDDLLQTLQRMEEKLKNLSRENAEMKEKASRPPSQQQSIQPQLKRPSSLTDLSHAHEEQEVEFLKLQVAEQRGIIDELTQERERLVMSKKNRRKPLKLSKRHVVETYFGFDEESIDSETSSLTSYNTDLTDRTPATPEEDLEESISREESELRFRQLTREYQALQRAYALLQEQTGGSLDAEREARTREQLQSELSSCQAKIVDLEKALAERGQDSKWVEEKQFLLRTNQELHEKMCALQQAESRLQAEVQDARDQNELLEFRVLELEVRDCTNIKLSPGGDNNNVGSRRKTYIQ; from the exons ATGTCATCAACCACACCTCCTGTGGCCCCACCCCTTAAGAAGGGACGGAAGCCGGAGAAGTCGGAGGTGATGGCCGAGTCGGTGCCAGCCACCAATGAGGAGCTGAGGGGCAAAATCATGGACGTCCAAATCGAGCTGCATCAGGAGCGGAGCAag GTGTGTAAGCTGCGTGAGCGGCTCCAGGAGCAGCGACAGGCTCGGGAGCTGGAGCAGCACAAACATGCCGTGGCACTCACGGACTTGCGCGCCAAACTCCACGAAGAAAAGCTGCGAGAGATAGGGTCCGCGCGCGAGTCCCTGGCACGGCAGCACGAAGTTGAGCTCGCACGGGCCATCAAGATCCGAGATACAGAGGTGCAGAGGCTTCAGGGGCTTGTGAACGCCCTGCGAGACGGAGCCGCCGAGAAGCTCAAAAACGCTCTTCTGCTAGAAGCTCGGGAGGAGGCCAGGAGGGCGTTTGATGGGGAGAGGATTAAGCTACAGCAGGAG ATCCAGGAACAGAAGACGGCCAGGAAGCAGGCTGAGGAGGCACTGGCAAATGCTCTGCAGGCTGATAAAGCCAAAGCTGCAGATCTGCGCACAGCCTACCAACAGCACCAGGATGAGGTGCATCGCATCAAACGGGACTGTGAGAAAGACATCCGCCGAGTG ATGGATGAGTTGAAGGCAAAGGACCGCGTTGTGTGTGCTCTGGAGAGAGAGCTGGGCGCGCAGGCCGGCTACGCCCAGAAGCTTCAGCTCCAGAAGGAAGCTTTGGATGAGCAGCTGGGCCAGGTACGAGAGGCTGAGAGACACAACCACGGCAGCCCAAAGAGAGAGGTTGTACCTGGGTTAGGGGACAACAATGAGCAGCTCAACAACCAG GAGTCTGAGGAACGTGACATGAGACGGTTCCAGCTGAAGATCGCAGAGCTTCACTCAGTTATCAGGAAGCTGGAGGACAGAAATGCCCTGCTGGCTGACGAGAGGAATGAACTA TTGAAGAGAGTTCGAGAGGCAGAGAGTCAGATGAAGCCGATATTTGAGAAGAACAAGCGGCTGTCTAAGAAGAATGACGACCTCTTGCAGACGCTGCAGCGCATGGAGGAGAAACTGAAGAACCTGAGCCGTGAGAACGCTGAGATG AAGGAAAAAGCCTCTCGGCCGCCCTCACAACAACAGTCCATTCAGCCTCAGCTGAAGCGGCCGAGCTCGCTGACGGACTTAAGTCATGCCCATGAAGAACAAGAGGTGGAATTTCTCAAGCTGCAGGTTGCTGAGCAACGTGGCATCATTGACGAGCTCACGCAG gaacgTGAGCGTTTGGTGATGAGCAAAAAGAACCGGAGGAAACCCCTGAAGCTGTCAAAA agGCATGTTGTGGAGACATATTTTGGATTTGATGAGGAGTCCATAGACTCTGAAACCTCATCTCTCACTTCCTACAACACTGACCTCACTGACCGCACGCCTGCCACACCAGAGGAAGACTTGGaagag AGCATTTCCCGTGAGGAGTCGGAGCTTCGTTTCCGTCAGCTCACCAGAGAATACCAGGCCCTTCAGCGTGCCTACGCCCTGCTGCAGGAGCAGACTGGAGGCTCTCTGGATGCCGAGAGGGAGGCCAGG ACGCGTGAGCAGCTGCAGTCGGAGCTGAGCAGCTGCCAGGCGAAGATTGTTGACTTGGAGAAGGCTTTGGCAGAGCGGGGACAG GACTCAAAGTGGGTGGAGGAGAAGCAGTTCTTGCTCCGAACGAACCAGGAACTTCATGAGAAG atgtgtgcTTTGCAGCAGGCGGAGTCGCGGCTACAGGCCGAAGTTCAGGATGCCCGAGACCAGAATGAGCTGCTGGAATTCAGGGTGCTGGAACTGGAAGTAAGAGACTGTACCAACATCAAACTGTCACCAGGAGGCGACAACAACAATGTCGGCTCCAGACGAAAGACCTACATACAGTGA